A region from the Sphaerodactylus townsendi isolate TG3544 linkage group LG01, MPM_Stown_v2.3, whole genome shotgun sequence genome encodes:
- the RAB3GAP2 gene encoding rab3 GTPase-activating protein non-catalytic subunit isoform X1, translating to MACALVPFCSFQDLESARDFLCSHLRQGGAGATGGVKESSCGKAANWEDDDWGAWEEGGDVQEPEEEEESASKIQASSWLQDCVVSLSPTNDLMVIAREQKAVFFVPKWKHSEKGKEEMQYAVGWSGSLNVEEGECVSSTLCIPLASQKRSSTGRPDWTCIVVGFTSGYVRFYTENGVLLLAQLLNEDPVLQLKCRTYDIPRHPGVTEQNEEMSILYPSAVVTIDGFSLFQSLRACRNQVARATASGNENVQPPPLTYKKWGLQDVDTIVDHVSIGIMTLSPFDQMKTASNIGGYHAAIKNSPPAMSQYITVGSNPFAGFFYALEGSSQPLLSHVALAVASKLTSALFNAASGWLGWKHKQEEESIQKQKPKVEPATPLAVRFGIPDSRRHGERICLSPCNSLAAVTDDFGRVLLLDVARGLAIRMWKGYRDAQVGWIQIVEDLHERESEKMDFSPVGSSQGPSRVAQFLVIYAPRRGILEVWSTQQGPRVGAFNVGKHCRLLYPGYKIMGLNSITSKGWQPQTYQICLVDPVSGTVKTVHVPFHLALSDKKSERAKDMHLVKKLAALLKAKTLNLDVIEAEVKELILDIKYPATKKQALESILANVRLPLSSLTTITQTLMDTLRNQEGECVDEGLLLFCANKLKLLQLHESVNKINCVSMPLEMVPSDNDLAKLLRLDEKAFTRLQMLLENYKVQDTQLSVHFAEDKDGVLPVKTFLEHLECEKDTVDVKKLEEREYVALGSFFFWKCLHGKSSTEEMCHILVSAGFSPQQLLSLLLSVWLSKEKDILHGTQTICCLHAALSLLSKMTTAVDESWDSQSVSPWWQQMRTACVQSENNGAALLSAHVGHSVTAQITDSIAEKKFSQITLGADTDPWEALSLDTEYWKLLLKQLEDCLILQTLLHSKVSKKRSQVPSVQTEPLGKLSVKKLLQGGKGGIADSVAKWVFKQDLSPLLLRLGWKKESEEELPETGSILVVEGEEDQAGLESILELLHLAYQQFPCSLELDVLHAHCCWEYVVQWNKYPEEAHFLTRSIDHLRCIDNAHVQHGIALMMWNTFIVKRLSAATYLMDKVGKAPKDRLCRRDVGMSDSAMTSFLGCCSDLLQTLMEADIRSDEMQLPVLDTEDAWASVEGQISLVELALEQKHIHYPLVEHQSVLCTVLYGIMKFSLKSVKPLSLFDSKGKNAFFKDLTSIQLLPSGEVDPALLSLRHQFLTKLLTALVQAQSSSRKNKGSPEEAVILSVKDRDWPALTVDLAQRLQVNEDAIRRHYVCELYNYGLDHLGEEAILQVHDKEVLASQLLVLTGQRLAYALLHTQTKEGMELLARLPPTLCTWLKAMDPQDLQNVEVPIATTAKLVDKVIEHLPENHGQYSVALNLIEAVEAMS from the exons caAAATGGAAGCACAgtgaaaaagggaaagaagaaatgcaATATGCCGTTGGCTGGAGTGGCTCTTTAAATGTCGAAGAAGG tGAATGTGTAAGCAGTACATTGTGTATCCCGCTGGCAAGTCAAAAGAG GAGCTCCACAGGCCGACCTGACTGGACCTGTATTGTTGTAGGCTTCACCTCTGGCTACGTTCGCTTCTACACAGAG AATGGAGTACTGCTTCTGGCACAGCTTTTAAATGAAGATCCAGTCCTGCAGCTTAAATGCAGAACATACGATATTCCCCGGCATCCTGGAGTTACTGAACAG AATGAGGAAATGAGTATCTTATATCCTTCTGCAGTTGTGACAATTGATGGTTTCAGCCTATTTCAGTCCCTCCGTGCTTGTCGAAATCAGGTGGCAAGAG CTACAGCTTCAGGTAATGAGAATGTTCAGCCACCTCCATTAACTTATAAGAAATGGGGCTTGCAGGATGTGGATACCATAGTCGATCATGTTAGTATTG gtATCATGACTCTGTCACCTTTTGATCAAATGAAGACTGCTTCCAACATTGGTGGATATCATGCTGCTATAAAGAATAGCCCTCCTGCTATGTCTCAGTACATCACTGTAGGGTCAAATCCTTTCGCTGGTTTCTTTTATGCCCTTGAG GGTAGTTCGCAGCCACTCTTGTCTCATGTTGCTTTAGCTGTTGCAAGCAAGCTGACATCTGCGTTATTTAACGCTGCCAG TGGTTGGCTTGGCTGGAAGCAcaaacaggaagaagagtcaatACAGAAGCAGAAACCCAAAGTAGAGCCGGCGACTCCTTTAGCTGTAAG gttTGGAATTCCAGATTCCCGCCGTCATGGCGAGAGGATATGCCTTTCTCCCTGTAACTCTCTGGCTGCAGTAACTGATGATTTTGGAAGGGTTCTTCTGTTGGATGTTGCAAGAGGACTCGCTATTCGCATGTGGAAGG GGTACCGTGATGCACAGGTTGGATGGATTCAGATTGTGGAAGATCTTCATGAAAGGGAATCTGAAAAGATGGATTTTTCTCCTGTTGGCAGTTCTCAAGGGCCAAGCAGAGTGGCTCAGTTTCTGGTGATTTATGCCCCCAGAAGAGGAATTCTGGAGGTGTGGAGCACACAACAGGGTCCAAGGGTTGGAGCCTTCAATGTAGGGAAACACTGcag GTTACTGTATCCTGGCTATAAAATAATGGGCCTGAACAGCATAACGAGTAAGGGCTGGCAGCCTCAAACTTACCAGATCTGCCTTGTTGATCCAGTGTCAGGAACAGTAAAAACTGTTCACGTACCTTTCCATTTAGCACTGAG tgATAAGAAAAGTGAACGAGCAAAAGACATGCATCTAGTGAAGAAGTTAGCTGCTTTGCTGAAAGCTAAAACATTAAATCtcg ATGTGATTGAGGCAGAAGTGAAGGAATTAATTCTTGATATTAAATATCCTGCTACTAAAAAACAG gctTTGGAGAGCATCCTCGCAAATGTGCGTTTGCCACTTTCTTCTCTAACAACCATCACACAGACGTTGATGGATACCTTAAGAAATCAGG AGGGAGAGTGTGTCGATGAAGGACTACTACTGTTCTGTGCAAACAAGTTGAAGCTACTGCAACTTCATGAGTCCGTCAACAAGATAAATTGTGTGTCCATGCCGCTGGAGATGGTACCATCTGATAAT GACTTGGCTAAATTACTCAGGTTAGATGAAAAAGCATTTACTAGGCTGCAGATGCTCCTGGAGAACTACAAGGTGCAGGACACCCAACTTTCTGTCCATTTTGCGGAGGATAAAGATGGAGTGCTGCCTGTGAAAACTTTCTTAGAGCATTTGGAGTGTGAAAAAGACACGGTTGATGTGAAGAAGCTTGAGGAAAGAGAATATGTGGCTTTAG gaagtttttttttctggaaatgtttACATGGCAAAAGTTCAACAGAAGAAATGTGCCATATCTTGGTATCAGCAGGATTTAGTCCCCAACAGTTACTG TCGCTGCTTCTCAGTGTGTGGCTTTCCAAGGAAAAAGATATTCTTCATGGGACACAGACCATTTGCTGTCTTCATGCTGCATTGTCCCTTCTGAGCAAAATGACTA CTGCTGTTGATGAGTCATGGGATTCCCAGTCAGTCTCCCCCTGGTGGCAGCAAATGCGCACGGCCTGTGTTCAGTCTGAGAATAACGGAGCTGCCTTATTATCAGCTCATGTTGGGCATTCTGTAACAGCCCAGATAACTGATAGCATAGCAGAGAAAAAG TTTTCCCAGATAACTTTAGGTGCTGACACAGACCCTTGGGAAGCGCTCTCCCTTGATACGGAGTACTGGAAGCTTCTGCTGAAGCAGTTAGAAGACTGCCTGATACTTCAGACCCTCCTGCATAGTAAAGTGAGCAAGAAGAGAAGTCAGGTGCCATCTGTGCAGACTGAGCCACTTGGCAAACTGTCTGTAAAGAAGCTGCTCCAAGGAGGAAAAG gaGGCATTGCCGATAGTGTAGCAAAATGGGTTTTCAAGCAAGACCTGAGTCCACTATTACTTCGATtgggatggaaaaaagaaagtgaagaagaacTTCCAGAGACTGGTAGTATCCTTGTAGTTGAGGGTGAGGAAGACCAGGCTGGACTAGAATCCATACTAG AATTGCTGCATTTAGCATATCAGCAGTTTCCTTGTAGCCTGGAACTGGATGTACTCCATGCGCACTGCTGTTGGGAGTATGTTGTGCAGTGGAACAAATACCCAGAG GAAGCACACTTTCTCACGAGGTCTATAGATCATCTCAGATGCATTGATAATGCTCATGTCCAGCATG GAATTGCCCTAATGATGTGGAACACTTTTATAGTGAAGAGGCTTTCTGCTGCTACCTACTTAATGGACAAG GTTGGAAAAGCACCGAAGGACAGATTATGCAGAAgg GACGTAGGGATGAGCGACTCTGCAATGACGTCTTTTCTTGGCTGTTGCTCAGATCTTCTTCAGACTCTCATGGAG GCTGACATACGGAGCGATGAAATGCAACTTCCTGTGCTGGATACAGAAGATGCATGGGCATCTGTCGAAGGCCAGATCTCATTGGTGGAATTAGCCCTGGAGCAGAAACATATCCATTACCCTCTTGTGGAGCACCAGTCCGTGCTCTGCACTGTTCTGTATGGAATCATGAAGTTTTCATTGAAGAGTGTGAAgcccctctctctttttgatagtAAG GGCAAAAATGCCTTTTTCAAAGACCTGACTTCAATTCAGTTGCTGCCTAGTGGCGAGGTGGATCCTGCTCTGTTGTCTCTGCGCCATCAA ttcttAACCAAACTGTTGACTGCGTTAGTACAAGCCCAGTCTTCATCCCGGAAAAATAAAGGTAGCCCAGAAGAGGCGGTAATCCTGTCAGTGAAAGATAGAGATTGGCCGGCACTGACTGTGGACTTGGCTCAGCGCCTTCAGGTCAATGAGGATGCGATTAGGCGGCACTACGTGTGTGAACTTTATAATTATGGCCTAGATCATCTTGGAGAAGAG GCTATTCTTCAAGTGCATGACAAGGAAGTCCTTGCATCTCAGCTGCTGGTGCTGACAGGCCAGAGGTTGGCCTATGCATTGTTGCACacccagaccaaggaaggtatgGAGCTGCTTGCTAGGCTGCCCCCAACACTCTGCACTTGGCTTAAAGCTATG GACCCCCAGGATCTTCAAAATGTAGAAGTGCCAATCGCTACAACTGCAAAGCTCGTTGACAAAGTGATAGAACACTTACCTGAAAACCATGGGCAGTACAGCGTTGCCTTGAATCTAATTGAGGCAGTGGAAGCTATGTCATGA